One genomic segment of Coffea arabica cultivar ET-39 chromosome 6e, Coffea Arabica ET-39 HiFi, whole genome shotgun sequence includes these proteins:
- the LOC113694695 gene encoding putative germin-like protein 2-1, with amino-acid sequence MSNLFVFSSLLALCFCYVSFAFDPQPLQDFCVADAGGAVRVNGVVCKDPKKVTAEDFFFSGLQKPGNTSNPSGSRVTPVFAAQLSGLNTLGISMARLDYAPWGINPPHTHPRATEILTVLEGSLHVGFVTSAPENRLFTKVLQKGDVFVFPAGLIHFQRNVGYTNAVAIAGLNSQNPGVISVAANVFGSNPPISSDVLAKAFQVDRNIVETIQSKF; translated from the exons ATGTCgaatttgtttgttttctcCAGTCTTCTTGCTCTTTGTTTCTGTTACGTTTCCTTTGCATTTGATCCTCAACCTTTGCAAGATTTCTGTGTAGCTGATGCTGGCGGCGCAG TTAGAGTGAATGGTGTGGTATGCAAAGATCCCAAGAAAGTAACAGCGGAAGATTTCTTCTTCAGTGGATTGCAAAAACCTGGCAACACCTCGAACCCGTCTGGCTCCAGGGTCACCCCAGTATTTGCAGCTCAACTTTCGGGACTCAACACACTGGGCATCTCAATGGCGCGCCTTGACTATGCGCCCTGGGGAATCAACCCTCCTCACACCCATCCCAGAGCCACTGAAATCCTCACTGTTCTTGAAGGTTCTCTCCATGTTGGATTCGTCACTTCCGCTCCAGAGAATCGCCTGTTCACCAAGGTCCTCCAAAAGGGTGATGTTTTTGTCTTTCCGGCAGGACTCATCCATTTCCAGAGAAACGTGGGATACACAAATGCTGTTGCCATAGCTGGTCTAAACAGCCAAAATCCGGGTGTCATATCCGTTGCAGCCAATGTCTTTGGATCCAATCCACCCATCAGTAGCGATGTTCTCGCCAAGGCATTCCAAGTCGACAGGAATATTGTGGAGACAATCCAATCAAAGTTCTAA